The DNA region ATTTTGGCTTCCTCTGTAAGAATTCTGTGGTTTTACAGAGACCCTGTATTTTTGGCCTCCTCTGTAACAGTCCTGTGGTTTTACAGAGACCCTGTATATTTGGCTTCCTCTGTAAGAATTCTGAGGTTTACAGAGACCCTGTATATTTGGCTTCCTCTGTAACAGTCCTGTGGTTTTACAGAGACCCTGTATTTTTGGCTTCCTCTGTAACAGTCCTGAGGTTTTACAGAGACCCTGTATTTTTGGCTTCCTCTGTAACAGTCCTGAGGTTTTCCAGAGACCCTGTATTTTTGGCTTCCTCTGTAACAGTCCTGAGGTTTTCCAGAGACCTGTATTTTTGGCTTCCTCTGTAACAGTCCTGAGGTTTTACAGAGACCCTGTATTTTTGGCCTCCTCTGTAACAGTGCTGTGGTTTTACAGAGACCCTGTATTTTTGGCCTCCTCTGTAACAGTCCTGAGGTTTTACAGAGACCCTGTATTTTTGGCCTCCTCTGTAACAGTGCTGTGGTTTACAGAGCCCTGTATTTTTGGCTTCCTCTGTAACAGTCCTGAGGTTTTCCAGAGACCCTGTATTTTTGGCTTCCTCTGTAACAGTCCTGAGGTTTTACAGAGACCCTGTATTTTTGGCTTCCTCTGTAACAGTCCTGAGGTTTTCCAGAGACCCTGTATTTTTGGCTTCCTCTGTAACAGTCCTGAGGTTTTCCAGAGACCTGTATTTTTGGCTTCCTCTGTAACAGTCCTGAGGTTTTACAGAGACCCTGTATTTTTGGCCTCCTCTGTAACAGTGCTGTGGTTTTACAGAGACCCTGTATTTTTGGCCTCCTCTGTAACAGTCCTGAGGTTTTACAGAGACCCTGTATTTTTGGCCTCCTCTGTAACAGTGCTGTGGTTTACAGAGACCCTGTATTTTTGGCTTCCTCTGTAACAGTCCTGAGGTTTTCCAGAGACCCTGTATTTTTGGCTTCCTCTGTAACAGTCCTGAGGTTTTACAGAGACCCTGTTTTTTTGGCTTCCTCTGTAACAGTCCTGAGGTTTTACAGAGACCCTGTATTTTTGGCCTCCTCTGTAACAGTGCTGTGGTTTACAGAGACCCTGTATTTTTGGCTTCCTCTGTAACAGTCCTGAGGTTTTCCAGAGACCCTGTATTTTTGGCTTCCTCTGTAACAGTCCTGAGGTTTTACAGAGACCCTGTATTTTTGGCCTCCTCTGTAACAGTGCTGTGGTTTACAGAGACCCTGTTTTTTTGGCTTCCTCTGTAACAGTGCTGTGGTTTTACAGAGACCCTGTATATATGGCTTCCTCTGTAACAGTTTTACACTACATTCACTGACTGGTATGGCTGTAGCATTACTGTAATGGCCCAGGCCCGTATAGTCAGGACCTGTATTGATTACAACTCCTCGGAACACTTGGTTATTCACTGCTGTCTTAAGTTACGGTATGGCAGATAAATAGCTGAACTTCTCTGATACATCTCATGTACTTTTGTATTTTCTTCATATAATGATGTTGTTTTACCATAAACCCTTGTATAAATGGTTTGTATTATGGAAATTATTTGAACTGTATTCTGAATTATGtagaatttgaataacaaattgAAATGTTATAAGAAGTTATTGATTTGATACTATTAGGCATGGCTATGCTCTGTGGAGAAGATTCTTGTTGGAAAAAGAGATTTTCAGAATCAGAAAATCTCTAATTTTGAAGTTAGCATGGTACAGAAAACTAAATTGCAGAgaatttaaaacacaaatttaCTTGTTTGTTTGAACAAACTTCATCTATTTGCAACAGACATGCATTAATCAattggttatacatgtatttttaatacaaacatttataaggCTTTTCCTGTAAATCgtcttctgtgaatattttgacaatttcaGTGCTGCACCCTTTAatgctttcagtactttgattatttctCTGCACTGgtcattatttcataatttcaaaatttaatgctGTAACAGATAAAATAAAAGAGGTCAAATGTCATGACCTTACTGAAGAGCCAGGGTATTgatattaaaacataatttgataCAATTATGAACTTTTATATTCAGAACAACATCCTGATACAAGGACTGCTGTGTTTGGATCTTCTGAGGTTGACTGATCAATGTGTATCTTGTTTATAAGGCCGACTGGTTCTGACCCTGAGAATCAATGGACTCCGATCACAGAGTCTCAGCAAAatgaattaatcatttttttatgttaatagCCAAACATTACATGCATCATTAAGGAGGCCTCCGGAGAAATCAGATACAACCTGCTTCTGCTAAATTAGAAACAATCATTCCTCCAAGCATATAAtggtaaaaaaatatgtgaatacCCTGTTGACTTTGCAGATAATTAGACACAGGCTTTTATATGTGTGCATTCAGATGTGGACGAAAATAGGCTATAGAAGTACAAGTGCAATTAATAGAAAGGCAATATATACACAAAGGCAGtaaaaagacaaagaaatacATTATGTACAAGGGCATTAGAAATGCAATAACCAAAGAAAGGCATAGACATAGAAATTCACATAATCTATATACATTTCTATATTTAGGGACAATGGATATTAACAATATGGTATTAAATTGATATATAGAGGAAGCTGGAACTAAAAGTAGTCATTTATTTCACcgtctttttatttcattgaacatgttgaatgtaaagaattaatatatattaatgtgtatgtattattttgtattaaGCAACAACAATTTGTAGAAGGTCTGAGAGGTTAGAGACCTCAAATCGTAACAAGACAAGATGGTCATCACCTGGTCCAGAACATTGCAATAGTTCCGAAGGAATCTATGAAATTCTGGATAAGTGCAGAATGCTCTAAAATTTACTGAGGTAGTTTCAAAACTCTATTTCTGGGTATAGCCCTATTTCCCTCTTGCATGAACTTAAACTTGGCATCCCCATAGTGTGAGGAGTTAACCAGCAGAAAGACTAAAATAGAAATCTAAACATATTCCATGCTATTGTGCAGAAATGGAAGGTTTTTTTCTCGCTTCCTGCTATTTGTGCAAATTATGATGTTGATTACGGAAACAAATTTGTACGAGTCGATGACCGAAAAACCGTGAAAACCTTTTAATATTATTACACACAATTTGCTCTGCATTATCATGATTATGTTATTGTTTCTAATGTTtcacaaaatgataaaatcaatgCCTTATTCTCCCGTAAGTACTAGCAACCCTTTAGACTCTACACAAACCTCTAATGCACCTCGCAAATCTGAGGTCTTTGTCTAACCATACATTTACCAGAAATAATTGGTCTGTAAGAAGAACTGAATGAGTTATTGAGGCTAAAGAAGAGCTAGACTTTTCCACTATCTATAATGGTTGAGTTTTTTCTGTATTCCGTGGAGGATTTTCCTGGTATCAGCTGTATTGGTCTGATGGCGGtgaacattttatatatttcctCGGTGATTAGCTGTGATGGCCGGGGCTCTGGGCCTGATAGGAGTTATCACCTTAACTTAGTTCACAGGCCAATAACAATTAATTCTTGTCACATCCGATATTTATTCTCTTCAATCATAATTATGTTCCtgttgtaaaaacaaaacatgaagaGCCAAAACATGAACCAGATCAATCTCCCTCCAGTGGCTTAAGTTAATTGTTTATCTGAGAAGACCTTTATTAAtgtagataaaaacaaattccaTCACTGGTATTTCTGAGTTTTTTCCATTACTGGTATCTCtgagtttttatttaaacacctaattcattctttatatatacatttttttgatTGAAGATGAAAATTGATTTTGGATACAGTCTGGCTGATGTTTAGTTTTATGCTCCAATGATTAGCTTGTTGATATTAAAAGTTTAGTAGAAATGGTTTCAACCCCACTTCATGACTCAGGCAATATGTCATGGTGAGCAGTTTATTGTGGACTTTGTCATTTGATGAGTGACTCAcagtactacatgtagtatccTGACTGTCATTTAAGGCATTTACTCTCCAATGATCAATGATAGCCATTCTAACAGGATATCCAGGGTTCTATTTGAAATCAGTTgtcaataattattttcagatCAAATTCACCCAACCCCTTTACACCAGAAAATTGTACAAAAAGCCTAAGTGATACTGATTGTTTGACTAATGGTTGTTAGTCTTTGATTGTTTGACCAATGGTTGTTAGACTATGATTGTTTGACTACTGATTGTTGGATATGGTTGTTTGACTACTGATTGTTATACTATGATTGTTTGACTACTGATTGTTGGACATAGGTTGTTAGACTACTGTTGTTAGACTTTGGTTGTTTGACTAATGGTTGATAGAATTGTTTGACTAATGGTTGTTAGACATTGGTTGTTTGATTACTTGTGTTACACTTTGGCTGTTTTACTTCTAATTGCTAGACTTTGATTATTTGAATCgaggaattaagtactcgcgtaaaataagaaatctacagAAATTAGTTGATTAATTATTATTGTTGATTGATTACAGATCCTCCATACCCACATGTCCAGCCTAGAGAAGCAGCCTCTGAGTGCGGGCGGCTCACCTCTCCTGATCCGCTGTAAGGACTTCCGCTGTCTGACGTTTGTCATTCCGCGGGACAGAGAATGTCAGGACATATATGCCTCCCTACAGGAACTCTCCAAACCAGGTCAGATATCTAGGTCATCACATTTAACTCAGATATCTGAAGTAAAGTCAGATTTTGAATCTTGAACATTGATATCTGAAATACCATTGATATCTAAAAAGATGTCCTTACCATTGTTTAAATCTCTATATCTTGAATCCTTTGAAACctgaaatcttttttaaatatcaatacaATTAAGTACAAGATAACAAATATGGTGTTCCAGTGGTGTAAGTTAATCTCTCTCAACCATTTTACAGCAGACATAGAGAAGCTGTACGCATTTGTTTATGCCTCGGCCGACGGGATGGAGAAGTCATACGGCTGGGACCTGTACGACACACGGTCCGAATACCTGAGGATGGGCGTACCCAACCAGCTGTGGACTCTATCCTCACTCAACAACAAATTCGAGGTATCTACCATTTAACTCATTGTGCTTAATAATGAGTGAAAGATATTCACTTCTTTACTCAACAATAAGTTTAAAGTACATGATAAATATATCGTCTTGTTCAAGTTATAACTTTGTAATGAATCATTTGTTTATACAGATGTATGTGTTTTGTAGCATATCTACAGAAAAgttttttgataatttctttGAAGACTCATCGTTATCTATGATATGTACCCAGTCACATTGAATGTTTTTGTTTCCACCACAGCTCTGTGATACGTACCCCAAACACCTGTTTGTTCCCGCCTCCGCTTCCACTCCCATAATCCTCGGCAGTTCCAAGTTCCGCAGTCGTGGAAGACTTCCtgttttatcttatttccaCAGTAAAACCCAGGTAAGCTCTCGTTACAGACTTGTAGTTtatatataggatctctcagGATTTTGGATGGTATGTATTTGATTCTTATCCAACATGTTGCATGTTTTTTATCCCTTAGTCTTGGCAAGGGGATAGAAAACAGACAACTTGTTGGATAAAATCATCAGATCAAACCATCACAGATCATCAGGAATTCTTTTCATCAGATGTTAATCCTGTTTTAATTTGTGAATTTCTATCTCATGGGCTTTTTGATGCTAAAGTACTTAATGTCATTTCAATAGTAATGAGTAAAAATCCATCATgacttatcaaatatttataacacGTGTGATATACACAGCAAAGAGCGGAAAACAGGGAATGGAATTTgatatcacaatttttttttttttagttaaaatcatttcttttaggCTAAATTTTCAAACTTGAAAATACAGAAAGCTGCTTTCTGATTTAACTTTACTTGAAATGTAGAATATTTAGTGATTTTCATGAAAACGTTTCTTTTTGGTCTTATTAACTGTCTCCCAATTGTCCCTGTAAGCGTCTAATTAATCAATCTGCATCTGTTTTGGCTTGTTTATAGGAAATTTGGaaaattttccttttatttgttgataacatttttgtttttgttatgtgCATTACCCTTTTTGAGTTTGATAGAAACACATGGCCCTTGTTTTAGGCGGCCATTTGTCGCTGCAGTCAGCCTCTCTCTGGGTTCAGAGCTCGCTGTGTGGAGGACGAACAAATGCTTCATTGTATACTCAAGTCCAACCCCAGCAAAAACTCTGACTTCATGTATGTTGTCGATACCCGGCCAAAggtaatatatttatttcattcttaAAGCTGACACTAAAGTGACTTCCATTGTTGGAAGTAgtaaaatgacagaaaatgtTTAACCTGCTGGTTGTGAACTGACAGTATTATAATAAATTCTTTCTTGGTATTTGATTTTAGGGTGTATATGATTTCATTGTTGGAAACTTTAGACTAGCTGCCCAAACACTTTCTGACTGTGATACAACTAAATGTAGGGTTTTTTTTGCTTCATGAATATGTAGTTCTCAGGCACTGCCAGATATATGATGTAGCGGTATTAACATTGCCACATGGCAAAGGGGAGCAACCCAGTTTTCATTATGAAAGCATGCAGTTGTTATTAAATGCAATTGAAAGCATCAACttgattagaattttcattacAAAAGCCTGAAAAAACCAACCAGAATGCAGcaaagaacaaaataaaatttcagcaCGTTGAGCCGTGGTCAGTAAGCGTATGCGAGACAGGTCGTGGGTTTCCGGCGATGGTATAATTATTTGACGATCATTTGAATCAATGCTAGAAGAATGACTCATTTAGTTAGTTGTTGAATTGATAAACAGCCAGCATATTGCATAAGATGAGCCTCTATGGATCAGCAGGCAGACATCATTGATGTGTTGATGGTTGTAACATTTCACAGCTGGAGAGTTCCATCAAGATAAAAGCCAATCATTTCACAGCTCCCAGCCCTGACATGCATTCTATCAGGTATTGGTAAATCTTCTCTGCCtgtcaatttttacatatttgattACTGGCTGACGGAAACCTGTAGTTATAAAACAAGGCAGTGAATGTTGTCGAGTCCGGAGGTGACTTCTGTCTGGCACCAGACCAAGAGTTCCGACTGCGGTACTCCATTGTGTGTGTGGGTGGTTAGGGCTGTCACACACTACAGACAGGAAACCTGATGAATGGCTGAATACCGACAAGGACTGATTACATAACATGTCTGATGATGTAGGGTCCACTGTAAATGCTGTTTGTTCTGCAGCACTGATCCCAATATCCCAGAATCCACCTAGTGGCCAACTCTATTTACACATCTTGGTACTAAGTACTCAAACTTAGACTTGTTCTGCTAAACATTCTTTCACTTAAAATATGCTAATCGCCAGTTCAACCATTACACAGACATCTTGATACTGTTGTTTTAGATTAATGCCATGGCCAATAAGGCAGCTGGTAAAGGCTACGAGAATGACAACCATTACACAGACATCAAGTTCCAGTTCCTGGGGATAGAGAACATCCACGTCATGAGGGCCAGCCTCCAGAAGCTGCTGGACGGTACGTCTCTCTCTGTGTATCAAGTGTTTGGGGCACCACAACTTGGTCCACATTCCTAGTCTATATaatagcagagacataaataacagagattggcaactccgcTATTAgcatgttttgttgttgaaaaatggtacgggaccaaccttactttgagaactacattttagtaaactgagataatgatcttaaaccaaaagtatattgttttaatgaaaagtgtGCATAagttttagacatttttgaaaccaaaaatcgaaaaataagattaatatataaaaaatatattggccAGCTATAAAACATCGGGGAAATCTCGGAAGACGGGTAGCCAGCTGCCTCCTAAAACTCCTCtcttaatattgtttatatgacataaactcatgaaaatataatattttgaatgttttggcaataggttttagctgtttatattttgatatgattgtttattagaaagatatactgatttaaactcggaacacttTACAACAGGGGCCGCAGGATTTCACGAGATTTCGATCAGTTTCCAATCTCTCTTATTTACGTCTCTGATGATAGGACACtttgatcaaattaaaatactgtcaaaattatattaaattctCCCCTGGTAGAGATATGAAGGCTGATATCTAATACGTTGAATTTCTGAACTGTGTGTGCTTGTTACAATGTACCATCCATGTATTTACTAATCTGTGTATGTATCTGATAATCAGCGTATTACTTAAGTTGTATGTGTTTGTGTCAGTGTTGTCTGAATTGTATATGTCCTTGTTTCAGTGTGTGAGATGAAGAACCCGACCATGTCTGCTTTCCTACAGGGTCTAGAGGCCAGTGGCTGGCTGAAGCACATCAAGGCCGTCGTCGACACCTCGGTCTTCATAGCTGAGGTAAGTAGCACAATGTTGCCATTTAACCCCATAGGTAACAGCCTAATCCGTTCATTCATCTCGTCAAAATGAGTCAGAGTAGATTGAACTTCCTGTCAAGAATCCTGAAATGGTACACATCAGCCATTGTTATTGTATTGTACAAGACAATTCAGCGGTGATTTTGGATCACTGGATGTATGTTGCTCTAATGGACTGCTTGCCTGTCCTACTAATtctatgaatacatgtactaagacAAATCAGAGTCACTCAGagtttcatttttcattaaaagttatgtGTCATATTATGTTATTAAAAATTTCTATACATTGGCGTCAATGTGGTCTCTGTTTTTATCTGcacttgtttatttcttaatttacaGAAATGTTCTGGAGTTATTCTTCTTTTATAACTTGCCCCAGACTTAAATTGTGCTGGTACTTTGTCCTGTTATACATGTTCACTGTTTTATTAACAGGCTGTTAAGGGCGGCCACAGTGTACTGGTTCACTGCTCGGATGGCTGGGACAGGACGGCCCAGACCTGCTCTCTCTCCAGTCTGATCCTGGATCCCTACTACAGAACCATTCAGGGGTTCCAGGTACAAACAGCTGTAAACCATGTCATGGTTATGTTTACTAAATAAATGAATCAGATGGACACAAATATGTAACATCtctattattttttctttagtcttcattatgaatttaatttgtatgttTTGTAATGATGATTTGTcttaatttttctatttgatAACAAGTATTTGACTTATAAGGATTAATTCAATATCTCCGGAATTTAATCTTTATAAACATGGTTGGTGTTATATTCAGTGTAAACTGTACAAACTTGTTTATACTGGTATGAATTCTGAAGCTATTGGATTCATTCCTATTTGTTTGGTTATCCTCAATGCTTACTTGCATGCAGGCACTAATAGAGAAGGAATGGCTGTCGTTTGGTCACAAGTTCACGGATCGCTGCGGATTCCTGGATACTCCGGACAACAAGGAGGTGTCCCCGGTGTTCACACAGTTTGTGGAGGCCACGTGGCAGGTCATGCAGCAGTATCCGTGCGCGTTCCAGTTCAACGAACGCTTCCTCCTGACAATTCACGACCATGTTTACTCTTGTCAGTTCGGAACATTTATAGGGAACTGTGAGAAAGACCGACTAGATCTCAGGTATTGGTATTACAAATATCTGGTATACAGTCTTCATTGTGTCTGACATTGATAGTGTatggtactgtagattccttattttttgcgagtacttaattccgctaTTCAACCCTTTTGCGTTAAATCGTGAGAATATGAAATCACAAACACCAGATTTTTCTCATAGTTTGTGTAGTTTACatctgtcagaaaaataaaagcgagattttaaatcTGCAAAATGTGCCACTTgcaattcctcgcgtttaattaggaattcaCAGTATTATAGTCTCAGACACAGAGACTACAATATATGTATGTCTTACTCGGAATTACATTTATATGCATATGGTAATGTAGAGAATGTCAATGTTGCATTCTACATTTAGGATGATCTGTGCTGGTATTTATCAATCATACAATCATTACAGAAGATTTTACTTAAAAGAGTAACTGTTCATTGAGTGGGGATCTCATAAATCCAAATTGAATAtcaaggcaaaaaaaaaatcaaatgaatacatgtattgcattaaCCAAATTTGATTAGAGATTTACAGTTCCTTGTTTTTTGATATTTGCTTCAGCTAGCTTTTGTGACAATCTAAAGCTTTACATCAATTTccattacatttcatttttgtgaattatttgatttacaaattaatgttatCAGTATTGTAGTTGTAAGCTTATATACTGTTTTGCTTCTTTTCCAGATTAAATGAAAGAACTTATTCTCTCTGGGGACATATCAACAAAAACATGTCAGAGTTCCTGAACCCTCTCTACAAAAAAGAGTACGAAGTGTCCCATCCAATGCTCTCTCCCAATACCAGCTCCCAGTGCTTCAAGTAAGTCCTCAAGTCAGCTCCCAGTGCTTCAAGCAAGTCCTCAAGTCAGGTCTCAGTGCTTCAAGTAAGTCCTCAAGTCAGGTCCCAGTGCTTCAAGTAAGTCCTCAAGTCAGGTCCCAGTGCTTCAAGTAAGTCCTCAAGTCAGGTCCCAGTGCTTCAAGTAAGTCCTCAAGTCAGGTCCCAGTGCTTCAAGTAAGTTCTTAAGTCAGCTCCCAGTGCTTTAAGTAAATACTCTAGTCAAGTAAATACTCCTAGTGCTCAAGTCAATGGAATAACTTATT from Crassostrea angulata isolate pt1a10 chromosome 7, ASM2561291v2, whole genome shotgun sequence includes:
- the LOC128156785 gene encoding myotubularin-related protein 6-like isoform X2; translation: MESIRTPKVDNVKMVERFRTRHPAVGTLYLTTTHLIFVDSAGKRETWILHTHMSSLEKQPLSAGGSPLLIRCKDFRCLTFVIPRDRECQDIYASLQELSKPADIEKLYAFVYASADGMEKSYGWDLYDTRSEYLRMGVPNQLWTLSSLNNKFELCDTYPKHLFVPASASTPIILGSSKFRSRGRLPVLSYFHSKTQAAICRCSQPLSGFRARCVEDEQMLHCILKSNPSKNSDFMYVVDTRPKINAMANKAAGKGYENDNHYTDIKFQFLGIENIHVMRASLQKLLDVCEMKNPTMSAFLQGLEASGWLKHIKAVVDTSVFIAEAVKGGHSVLVHCSDGWDRTAQTCSLSSLILDPYYRTIQGFQALIEKEWLSFGHKFTDRCGFLDTPDNKEVSPVFTQFVEATWQVMQQYPCAFQFNERFLLTIHDHVYSCQFGTFIGNCEKDRLDLRLNERTYSLWGHINKNMSEFLNPLYKKEYEVSHPMLSPNTSSQCFKFWKGMYQRYDVGLHPREQIADVLSAAKDHSDSLEDHVSLLEKRVTQICRILGKSEDVIQKKLNGGVSMESLDNLKETEDNIMEEKSEKIPINGNCDIKPEQSSKDTGDLIDFRSDNESGFDESSSQMSKSGHGDLNTVRTGIETGSLSLDSSVCSVGRDQLSLDLLVLEMSSVAIDWKSFRNIHNCSCASPFNSFTKKFHCWKCGEVFCMRCIAKNIPLPGHATRRPVPVCRPCYKEIRHSPSMEFPPQTNSLDS
- the LOC128156785 gene encoding myotubularin-related protein 6-like isoform X1 encodes the protein MSVLEWTQDRLDDLECFAHHLFQDMGNILDLNLLREDSINKQVDNVKMVERFRTRHPAVGTLYLTTTHLIFVDSAGKRETWILHTHMSSLEKQPLSAGGSPLLIRCKDFRCLTFVIPRDRECQDIYASLQELSKPADIEKLYAFVYASADGMEKSYGWDLYDTRSEYLRMGVPNQLWTLSSLNNKFELCDTYPKHLFVPASASTPIILGSSKFRSRGRLPVLSYFHSKTQAAICRCSQPLSGFRARCVEDEQMLHCILKSNPSKNSDFMYVVDTRPKINAMANKAAGKGYENDNHYTDIKFQFLGIENIHVMRASLQKLLDVCEMKNPTMSAFLQGLEASGWLKHIKAVVDTSVFIAEAVKGGHSVLVHCSDGWDRTAQTCSLSSLILDPYYRTIQGFQALIEKEWLSFGHKFTDRCGFLDTPDNKEVSPVFTQFVEATWQVMQQYPCAFQFNERFLLTIHDHVYSCQFGTFIGNCEKDRLDLRLNERTYSLWGHINKNMSEFLNPLYKKEYEVSHPMLSPNTSSQCFKFWKGMYQRYDVGLHPREQIADVLSAAKDHSDSLEDHVSLLEKRVTQICRILGKSEDVIQKKLNGGVSMESLDNLKETEDNIMEEKSEKIPINGNCDIKPEQSSKDTGDLIDFRSDNESGFDESSSQMSKSGHGDLNTVRTGIETGSLSLDSSVCSVGRDQLSLDLLVLEMSSVAIDWKSFRNIHNCSCASPFNSFTKKFHCWKCGEVFCMRCIAKNIPLPGHATRRPVPVCRPCYKEIRHSPSMEFPPQTNSLDS
- the LOC128156785 gene encoding myotubularin-related protein 6-like isoform X3 translates to MSVLEWTQDRLDDLECFAHHLFQDMGNILDLNLLREDSINKQVDNVKMVERFRTRHPAVGTLYLTTTHLIFVDSAGKRETWILHTHMSSLEKQPLSAGGSPLLIRCKDFRCLTFVIPRDRECQDIYASLQELSKPADIEKLYAFVYASADGMEKSYGWDLYDTRSEYLRMGVPNQLWTLSSLNNKFELCDTYPKHLFVPASASTPIILGSSKFRSRGRLPVLSYFHSKTQAAICRCSQPLSGFRARCVEDEQMLHCILKSNPSKNSDFMYVVDTRPKINAMANKAAGKGYENDNHYTDIKFQFLGIENIHVMRASLQKLLDVCEMKNPTMSAFLQGLEASGWLKHIKAVVDTSVFIAEAVKGGHSVLVHCSDGWDRTAQTCSLSSLILDPYYRTIQGFQALIEKEWLSFGHKFTDRCGFLDTPDNKEVSPVFTQFVEATWQVMQQYPCAFQFNERFLLTIHDHVYSCQFGTFIGNCEKDRLDLRLNERTYSLWGHINKNMSEFLNPLYKKEYEVSHPMLSPNTSSQCFKFWKGMYQRYDVGLHPREQIADVLSAAKDHSDSLEDHVSLLEKRVTQICRILGKSEDVIQKKLNGGVSMESLDNLKETEDNIMEEKSEKIPINGNCDIKPEQSSKDTGDLIDFRSDNESGFDESSSQMSKSGHGDLNTVRTVPLLEMW